TCCTGTCGTTTAATTGGCTGCCGCAGGTGAGGGTTGGTCTGCGGCTCTGCGGCGCTGCCGGTCATTGATCCATTCCCCGGCCAGCTAACGACGTCCTCCCCGCCGACAGGCCCGCGGGGACCGGCTCGTCCGTCCGCCGGTGAACGTTTCGTGTTTTTATCGTTCCAGTGATGCGAAAGCGGAATAAGTCTCTGACCGCGGAGCCCGACGGCGGAACCGTTCTGCTGGACAGCGACCCGGGAGCAGCAGGGCCCGCAGCGGGGAGCCGAACCGGCCGAACCGGCGCCGGGACGGAGGCGGACATGGGCAAACCGTTCCGAAGGTACCGGGACGGGTCGTGTTTATCTGTTCGTTGCTCCGGGAAACGAACAACGCGCAGAAATAAACgggaataaaaatattaaaacaaacattatataactgcaaaataaaaatataacgGAGGGGATGTTTCaagtttaaaataattatttcaccAAACGCAAcagtttaaattattattattattatcatttttaaataaaccaTTGTTCTCACTTGTTTTCTTTGTATGTATCATATCTAtaatgtctttatatttattctttAGACGGCCAATCGAGAAgctaaaaagaaatgaaacataatattcacaatttaaaaattcaacattttaaatcttctataataaataaaataaaataaaattccaaaaacaatgtttgaaatattttctgtAAATTAGCACGAAGGTGAATAATGTTGGGTTAACGCTGGATAAACGTGATCGCACTGGTCCGACTGGTTCCAGTCAACAGTTCGATCGGATCAGATAGGCTGCCGTTAGCATTGAGCTAGCTGCTTCTAATCTATGTGAGACAAAAATAATGTCTTTGTGCTAAAATAAGCTAACTGTTGCTCCTGTTGCTAGGCATTATCACCAAAATAATCAAGAGTCCAGAAAGACCTGAATGACATTTCCTCTTCAAGgtgctatgctatgctaagtTAGCTTTTTTCCTCTGTGtttccagtctttatgctaagctaaggtTGTTGGTATTGATTGTACTGTATTCCAATACCTGAGGGAGGGGCATAGAGAGATTACATCATCCTCGTTAGCATGGCTGAATTAGCTGCAACTAGCATTAGCTCATCTCCAGGAGGCGTCTTTCACCTCACTGAtcaatattggatttattttttctacttCATTTAATACAATTCTGTTTACTTTTACTGAAGTACAGATCAAAGTACGTCCTCCGCCGCCAGTACTTGAAAGTACTGCAGCGTCTCTGTGACCTGCTCTGGATCCTGGAACAGCCTCTGCCTTTAATCTGCTCTTATTTTAAGCATCAgcgcttttatttttagaccccacacaggaagtgacctcactGCAGGTCATGGGTTTGAGTCCTGACAactttcatactgaaagaagaagtGTTTTCTCCGTGTCAGCGTCTGGCAGCCATCGCAGCAACTGTCTTCAACACAGTACAAATACCTTCTAGTAGTACTTCAGTACATGAGTAAATATCTCCCAGAGTACCCGCAGGTGTTCACAGAATGAAACGTGAATACGTGACATTCAGCCGATCGCATTGGTTGAACTGATGACGGACTCTCGGGTACTCTCAGGTACTCTTAGGTACTCTCGGGTACTCTCAGGTACTCTTAGGTCCTCAATCATACTGACGGTAAAAGTACACATAAAACTACAGCGTTGCGTACCGACCACCATCTGGAGAGAAGCGGAACTAAAAAGTTAATTCTGTTAAACACAATGTATTTATATCAAAGTGTCCAAATAAAACACgttgaaataataaaaccataaaattattaaattattaaagatttaaaaatggatttgttgtctGACGACTGATGCGGGCTAACGCTAGCGTTCATAGCGACTGCAAACAGCGTAGCTTAGCGTAGCGACTGGTAGCAGCCATTCTACGCTGCGTGTAAACGTTGCTATAATACTGTAGTAGTACATCGAGTACTTGACGAACGGCCTCACTCGGGCTGCGGGACCAGAGTCGTGAATGATTCACGCCCGCGGGTCATGTGACCGTCGGCTCCGCTTACCTGCGTCCCGCCACCTGGTCGGCGGGTCCTCCAGAGGCTGCAGTAAATGCAGCAACACCCCCCCCTGCAGGCTGAGTCTGgtggggaggatgaggagggtccTGCTCTGGCTGCTCGTCTTCTACCTCTCCGTGCCCTTCATCATCAAACTGTTTCCGTCCATCCAGGCGAAGCTCGTCTTCCTCAACTTCGGTGAGAAAGTCTAGTTTTACTCTTCATCATGGTGAGTCAACGGTCATGTGacctgtctctcccccccccacagtgaggGTGCCGCTCTTCATCGACCTGAAGCGGCCCCTGGACCAGGGactgaaccacacacacaacttctACCTGGAGCCCGAGGGAGGACAGAAGATCGGAGTCTGGTAAAGTCCCCGCCTCCGCCTGAGTCCCCGCCCTGCTGCGTGCAGGTGTGCAACACAGGTGCATCATGGGTAACGTGGCCTCTGTGTTTCAGGCACACAGTTCCTGCTCGCATGTGGAGAGCAGCTCAGGGGAAACAAGGGGATTGGTACCAGTCCATGTTTAGCTCCGCCCACCCGGTCGTGCTCTATCTCCATGGAAACGCAGGAACCAGGTGCACCCcccgtgcgcgcacacacacacacacacacactgtgtgtgatCTTTGacctgtttgtttctgtgcagaGGCGGAGACCACAGAGTGGAGCTGTACAAGGTAAAGATTGATGACTGTCATGCTGCGATGCATTCACTGACCACTAGAGGGCCGATGACTCCCGGCTGTCTTCTTTTAGGTCCTCAGTTCTTCCGGCTACCACATCGTCACGTTCGACTacagaggtgagagagagagagaggagtcacACGACCTTCACCTTGAATCCCTCACACTAaccgtgcgcgtgtgtgtgcgtgtgcgtgtgcgtgtgcgtgtgtgtgtgtgtgtgtgcgcacgcaggGTGGGGCGACTCGGACGGCTCGCCTTCAGAGAGGGCGATGACGTCAGACGCCGTCTTCCTGTACGATTGGCTGAAACAGAGACTGGAAGACAAAACGGCTCTTTACGTGTGGGGACATTCTCTGGGGACGGGgtaacgcgcacacacacgcacacacacacgcacattgaacacgcacgcacacattgaacacacacgcacactgaggTCCTGTTTAAATCCGATCGTTGGTTTTTCAGAGTCGCCACTAACCTGGTCAGACGGCTGTGTGACAGAggtacacgtgcacacacgcacacacacacacacagcaatattcgtgtgtgttttaacatATTTTCTTGTGATGTTCAGGGACTCCACCTCATGCTCTGATTTTAGAGTCTCCATTCACAAACATCAGAGAGGAGGCCAGGAGTCACCCCTTCTCCATGGTAACGCACCCCCTTCAGCTTGATGTGTGTCGCGTGTTCGTGGtgactcagtgtgtgtgtgtgtgtgcgtgcgcgtgtgtctcAGGTGTACAGACACCTGCCTGGCTTTGATTGGTTCTTCCTGGACTCCATCACAGACAACAACATCCGCTTTGCCAGCGATGAGAAGTAGGTAACCTCagcgctgacctctgaccttttagTCTCCGCAGACTCCCGGGGATCTCACGAGTCCGAGGACAAATCAGGAACTTTCTTTTGTAGTCTCAGCGAACTCGTGACGTAACGCCGTTGTGTCCGACGTCCCTGAATGCATCCTTTACTGCGTTTGTCTCCAGCGTCAATCACATCTCCTGTCCTCTGTTGATCCTCCACGCCGAGGACGACGGCGTGGTTCCTTTCCACCTGGGCAAAAAGGTAACCGCTCTCCTCACAGCTGATCGATCAGCAGATCAATACCGCAATAAAGCGATCCTAACTCCgcctcttcctgcagctgtaCAGCTTGGCGTCTCAGTCCAAGAGCCTCAGCGGTCACATGGTTCACTTTGTCCCGTTCTCGTCCTCGCTGGGATACAAGCACAAGTTCATCTACAGGAGCCCAGAGCTGCCAAACATCCTCAGGTACGCAGGCGATAGGCCACGCCTTCTGGTGGGGGgtggagacaaacaaacaaattcagACGATTCCGTTTTCTGTTGCAGCGATTTCTTCGGGTCGGCTCGGCATGACGACACGCAACCAAACACTCCGTGAACGGACGACACACAAACGCCTCATTCCTTCCTCGCTTCGCATTCCCGTCACGCCGCCGCCGGG
Above is a window of Brachionichthys hirsutus isolate HB-005 chromosome 7, CSIRO-AGI_Bhir_v1, whole genome shotgun sequence DNA encoding:
- the abhd12 gene encoding lysophosphatidylserine lipase ABHD12; this encodes MRKRNKSLTAEPDGGTVLLDSDPGAAGPAAGSRTGRTGAGTEADMGKPFRRLSLVGRMRRVLLWLLVFYLSVPFIIKLFPSIQAKLVFLNFVRVPLFIDLKRPLDQGLNHTHNFYLEPEGGQKIGVWHTVPARMWRAAQGKQGDWYQSMFSSAHPVVLYLHGNAGTRGGDHRVELYKVLSSSGYHIVTFDYRGWGDSDGSPSERAMTSDAVFLYDWLKQRLEDKTALYVWGHSLGTGVATNLVRRLCDRGTPPHALILESPFTNIREEARSHPFSMVYRHLPGFDWFFLDSITDNNIRFASDENVNHISCPLLILHAEDDGVVPFHLGKKLYSLASQSKSLSGHMVHFVPFSSSLGYKHKFIYRSPELPNILSDFFGSARHDDTQPNTP